A stretch of DNA from Bos taurus isolate L1 Dominette 01449 registration number 42190680 breed Hereford chromosome 25, ARS-UCD2.0, whole genome shotgun sequence:
TGGGATCTGATTGGATTCGGCAGCAAAGGGAGTGAGGATGGCCGGATACCAGCCAGGTTTCTGGCTCAAAGGCCCTGGAGGATGGTGTCCCATTAATGCAGGTGAGAAGAGGGCGGGGAGGAGGAGCAGGCTGGGGAGGGCAGGTGAGTTCAGGTCGGGGCCTGTGTCTGCAGCGCCGAGTCGGTGCAGGTGGTGCGTTGATGATCCAGTATCTTGTGCTAGAATTTGGATTCCTCCAACTCAAGTCAGGTTTCCCAGGACTGGCGCGTGAGAGGAAAATTCTTGTGCAAGCAGTTTTGGGGGGCACGTTCCCAGGGGAAAGGGAAGCAGGAGAGACgtcgggggagggaggggggagaagCTAAGCTAGGATGTGGTCTCAGCTGGAGAAGAGCCTGACCCCGCAGGGAACTCTCTGGAGCTCTCTGGAGCGTAAATAGCACCCCAGGGTTGGTTCTGCCTGGAGGCAGGGGGCCCAGCTCTCCCACTTCCCATCCCTGGAACTGCTGGGGGAGGCTGGGCCAGGAGGGAGAGCCATTTGCTGGGGATGGGTCCTCAGGCTCTGCAGACGGACTCAGGTGAGGTGGGGATAGCAGACACAGATCCACCGCAGGGAGGCTGTATAACAGCATTTAAGAACTTGGGGTTGGAGCTGAACTCAATTCAGGGTTCCCCCGCCTGCTGCTGCGTGTGCCAGTTACTTGGCCTCAGagggctcagtttcctcacctgaggAATGGCGATCATAGTATGTACTGGTCTCATGGGCTTGCAGATGAAACCAGTAATTCATCTACAGCTCTCAGCACACTGTTCACTGTCGGCCACTATAAGCTGGGTCTCCCAGCACATTTGAGAGTTGGTGGTACCTGGGGGGTCAGGTTCCAGGAGAAGGTAGAATGTGAAGACCAAGTTCAGAGGTGGGGAAGTCTCACAGTTAAGGGGAGGGCAGTAGGTGGAGGGGTTGGGGAAGGatgaaaacaaatggagaaaaactaGGTTGAAAGGTGAGGAGGAAGACAAGTGAAGGAGGAAGTGGGCAGCAGTGAGCGGGGCTTCAAGTCATCCAGTAACTTACTTACGGTTGGATCTCGCCATGTGGGGACAAAGTGACTTTAGTGCCCAATGGCTTGGTGGGTGGAGGGAGAATCCAGACCACAGAGGCATGAGAGGAGCTGAGCAACAGAAGGCTGAGTTCAGACTGCTGAGCAGAGAGCTTGCTGGCGGGGTGCGGGGTGTGGATGGTGGGCAGACAGGTCCAGGGGGTGCCCTAGGATGAGGGAGTCTTGAAGACTCGGGGACAGTGGATGAGACAATAGAGGTGGGGGATGAGTGTATGAATCGCGGATTAACAGATGGATCAATGAACCGATGAACGGACACACGGATGGATGGAGGGacagatgcatgcatgcatgaaggCAGAGATGAACGGATGGGTGGGGCTTTGTCCTTGTCCTGGAGGAGGTGAGTGAGGCAAAGATCTCTCCCAGGGCAGGGCAAGAAGCAGGAGATGAGCTGGTGGGGGATGAAGCTCTGTGCCCCATGCACAGAAGCTTACCGATGACACAAGCGGCCCGTCTTGATGAAACAGGAAATTTGTCATCTAAGAGTTGCGGGCTGGGGCTGGGACTGGGTAGCACCTGGAGGGGCTTTGAGTCTGGATTTGAGGCTGAATGGGGGGAGCAAAGGAGCTGCCTGCTGAGGCTGTGGGTGAGGGTGAGGGGAGGTGCAGAGGACCCTCCAGAGATGAGCACCGGGAGTCTCTGCGGCTGGATCTGCATGGTTGTGTAATTTCCCTAGCTAAATAGCGTGACAAGGGTGCAAGGAAGGGGTGTGGCCAGAGGAGAGGCAAGGACACCGGGTGGGGCACGTggtaaaatacaaaaaagatctacctGATTAAGACACCAAATGTCCTCCGTCCAGTTTCTTAGAAAAAGCTCTCAGCACATATTGAGAAAAGCCACAGTCAACATGGGAATTCATCAGTACTTATGAGTTTGACAGACATCTGAAACCACTGCTGAGAAGCAGGACAGCCCAGCCAGGGTTCCGTCTCTGTCATTtaacttgacctctctgtgcctcagtttcctcacctgtaaaatgaggataggaGGTAGAAGTAACAGGAAAAGCCTTTGCTGCTCTGCTTACGACTCACTCATCTTGTCCTTAGATTCTCACTTAGTGGCCTTGACGGGTGGAGAGAAATTTGCTTTTCAGTTCACCAGGTTACTTCCAATAATTGCACTTTCACCACTGCTCACTCTAGTTAGACATTTCCATGACGGTAGATCAacctgggggtggcggggggcgctgcttgtctcttgctgtctctgtGCCTTCTTAGCCTCTCACTGGCTCGGGAATCAATGAGGAGCTGGGATTCAGCCAGCAGCTGGGAGCGTGGAGACAGCTTGGTCCTGGCGCCTGGGCTGGGTCCCCAGGGAAAAGCCTTCTGTGGTCAGAGAGGTTGGGCGCCAGGGCCAGCGGGCTGTGGTTAGAGAGTGCTTGCTAGAGCTTCGAGTTCCGAATTCCGAGAGATGCAGGCTgcaggggtgggggatggaggCTGTGGGAGGGAGAGATGGAGCAGAAATAGAGGACTGGGGGTCCTGGGCACTAGCCGGGTGGggatggaaggaggaggaggggggccaTGGAGTCTGACCTACCTTCCCTGTGGGTGGGAGTGAGAATGGTGCAGAGGGGCGGGGCCTCTGGAGCTGCCAGAAGGGAGTTTCCCCAGAGCTGGGGCTCCCTCCAGAGAACCACACACCCAGAGGATCCTGCTTCCTCtagaatgtttcctttttttttttttttttaaagaatattcatttatgcatttggctgtgccgggtcttcctTGCGGCCCTTGGGATCTTGCAGCCTGCAGGCTCTCAGTTGCAGCccgtggaatctagttccctgacctagaccccctgcattgggagcgtggggACCAGCGGGGAGGTCTCCCCACATGTTTCTGTATGTTGCCTTGCTGGGGCAGGGGCTCCATCCTTATACAGTTGCTCCTTCCCCTGTCCATGCCGTTTCCTCCTGCTCTTTCCCTAGTCTGCTCTGAGGTCTTTTCAGTCCGTCCCCCCGGTGTGCAGCACTGCCAAACCAGGCTACAGGAGACTATCTTCCGAACAAGTGCACCCACAGAGGAGGGAAAAGATGACTCAGGGAGGGGGTCCGCGCAGAGGAGGCCACGGCCACCTCGGAGGGTCTCCTGGCTGTGTCCACCAGAAGGCCCCTTTCTCCGGGGCTTCCTGGGGGcgccagggtgggggtggagccCGGCTCCAGCgcattctcccttcctccccagatGGCGAGGGGACGGACCTGTTTGCGGTGGCTGTTCATGAGTTCGGCCACGCCCTGGGCCTGGGCCACTCCTCAGCGCCCGACTCCATCATGAGGCCCTTTTACCAGGGCCCAGTGGGCAACCCCGCCGAGTACCGCCTGTCTCAGGACGACCGCGAAGGCCTGCAGCAGCTCTACGGTACCGCGGGCGGCGGGGTGCTCGCCCCCTGGTGGCCTCTGCAGTAGCCTCAGGGGACCCAGCCCTGTAACCCTTTCTCCACAGGGAGAGCACCCCAAACCCCATATGACAAGCCCACACGGAAGCCCCTGgctcctcctcccccgccccctgccctgcccccggACAGGTGAGTCCTCTCCAGGTAGGAGGCTTTGGATGCGCTCCCTAACCTCAGGGTCCTCCTCTCCAGATGGGCAGGTGAGAGTCCCTGCTTTGTAGGATGCGGTAAAGGTTAAATAAAAGGAGCGGGACCCCGCCCCTCCTCTCTGCTCacctctcttttccttcccagcaccccccaacccctccctgaTCGATGTGATGGCAATTTTGACGCCATCGCCAACATCCGAGGCGAAACTTTCTTCTTCAAAGGTAAGTGACTTCCATCTCCCCGGACGCATACAGCTGGCTTCACATCCACTTAGAGTGACCCGCCGCCCGGGCCCCGAGGGTCGCAGGAATGCCGGACTTTCAGTGCCAAAAATGGGAAACTCCTGGCCCAGCCGGTCACCCTAGAGCCACTGCAGCCTTGATTTTTGATGGACctgcgccccccgccccgccccgccccgccccgccccgcccccagcggTGGGAGGGGAAACCCTGAACTGTGTCCAAGCCACACCCTGGCGGGCAAGGTGGGTGCGCGGTAGTAGAGGGGTGTACAGAAGGGGTGACCTCCTGCCATCTCATCTCACGCCTATACGCCCACCCCTTCTTCCAACCCCCAATCGCCCCCCAACCCAGGCCCCTGGTTCTGGCGCCTCCAGCCCTCGGGACAGCTGGTGTCACCCCGGCCCGCCCGGCTCCACCGCTTCTGGGAGGGGCTGCCAACCCAGGTGAAGGTCATTCAGGCCGCCTACGCCCGTCACCCGGACGGCCGGATCCTCTTATTTAGCGGTCAGTGCGGTCCGGGTTTGGGGGCGGGGGCGCTAGCGCGGGGCATGCGCAGCGCGGCTCACCCGGGCCCCCGCCCTGCCCGCAGGCCCGCAGTTCTGGTCGTTCCAGGACCGGCTGCTAGAGGGCGCCGCGCGCCCGCTCACCGAGCTGGGGCTGCCCCCCGGGACGGAGGTGGACGCCGTGTTCTCCTGGCCGCTCAACGGGAAGACCTACCTGATCCGGGGGCGGCAGTACTGGCGGTACGACGAGGCGGCGGCGCGCCCGGACCCCGGCTACCCGCGCGACCTGAGCCTCTGGGAGGGCGCACCGTCGGCCCCCGACGATGTCACTGTCAGCAACACAGGTGGGAGAGCTCGCGCATCCGGGGGGCTGGGCGATGGGGGCCCAGGGGCCGTGGGGTGGTGGGGCCTGCAGACCCCGGCGTGGGCGGAGAAGCGGTGCGGAGAGAGGGGTTTGGAGGGTGGGCAGGCGTGCTACCAGTCCCTGAAACCTCTCCCTCCCCGCAGGTGACACCTACTTCTTCAAGGGCCTCCACTACTGGCGCTTCCCCAAGGGCAGCATCAAAGCCGAGCCAGACTCCCCCCAACCCATGGGTCCCAAGTTCCTGGACTGCCCCGCCCCCACTGTGGGCCCTCGGGCCCCCAGACCCCCCAGAGCGACCCTTAAGGCCGGAGACTGCGACTGTCAGTGCGGAATCAGTCGGGCTGCGGGGCGGCCTTCGGTGCTCCTCCTGCCTCTTCTGTCCCTGCTGGTGGGGGGCCTGGCCTCCCCCTGAAGGGAACCTGCGGCTGCGTGGAAGGGAGCGGATCGCCCACGGGGCCCCTGCGGGTTGTGGCTGTGGGAAGTCTGTCCCAGGGGCTGGGCTCAGCCAGGATGCAGCTGGGGATGCAGGTGGAGCTAAGTCCAGGAGGGCGGAGACACAGGGCCGGCCCTGGCACTGAATGCCCTGAGTGTGGCCTCCTGggccttccttcctcccctgacccttccttcctcccctgcccctggccaTGACCCCGCAGGACTCTCCTTTTCCCGGAACACCTGGCCTTTCCCAGAGCTCAGGGGGCTGAATTCCTGCAGCCCCACCCCGCCTGCCAACAGCAGCTGTCCCAAGTGCTTGGCTCTACAGGACAGCCCCACTCCCCCGTGCTGAGCAGGCTCTCCAGCCTCTGCTCTAACGTTTCTCATCCTGTCCTCCCTCCACGATGTCCCAATCGAAGCACATTGGTGGGGTCCCAAACCCAGCTCTGCGACCACTCCAGAGCATGTGTCCCAAGTCTGGGGTGACATCCGTGGTTCACACGTGGGTGATGCTCCTCAGATGGCCCACCCCTGTGGCCCATCCTTTCTGGTCAGCACGCTGGTACCAGAACCACCCACATTCAGTACGACACCCTCCTGCTCCTAAAACACCTCTCCCACCACTTCACCTGAGCCTCTGCCACCCTCTCCAGAACCCCTTGGCTCCCATCAGCTCGATGCTGGTGTGAGGACAGTGGACTGGTCCCCTCTCAGTCTGGGGTCACTGCCTCCTCAGTGTTCCTGGGTGACAGGTGGGTGGAACCTGGGCCACCTCAATGACCCCCTTCCCCACTGAATTCAGAATCTAAATGAGTGCCTCTGCAACTCTGCTTCTGGAACATTCCACACAGGATGACCCAggaagggagttccctggtggtccagtgattagaatCTGGTGCTCTCACTGTCATGGCCTGAGTTAAATTTCTAATCCCAGaactaaaatccttcaagctgatCGGTGTGGTCTAAGAAAACGAGAGAATGACCTAGGGAACTTGAAAAATGCGGATTCCATGGCTTCACTGTGAATCCTCACTCTGGGTCTGGagccaggaatctgcatttgaaCAAACTGGGTGGTTGatgtgggggtgggctgggggtggccCCGATCTTCAAGGGACCAGGGCCAGCAGCTGCCATCTCAGGTCTCTGTCTTCTGACTTGTGCGTCCCCTCCGTGTTCTCCACCCAGGGGCCAACCTCTTCCTGTGTTTACAGAGCCTACTCACAGCCTGGGTGAGAGAGGTTCACCCCCATGGCTGGAGTCACATACCCACCATTTCTTAATGTGCTACCAGCCTCAGCGGGCCCACAGTGCTGCAAGAGCTGACTCAGGGGCATGGAGCCCAGCGTGGTCATGACCAGGCCAGAAGGAGGATGACAGCCCGGTGTCTTCAACCAGCCAGCCACCTGGGAATTCAAAGGCACCAGAAGCCATCTGGGCCTCTGTCAGGACCCTTTCTAAGTACGAGGAGGAGGAAACTTGTCTTCAAAAAGTTTATCAGCCCTGAAGCAGGACAATAAAAATAACAGGAGAGAAACCCCTTCATTTCCTCGGAGCAGTGATGGAGCCCCAAGGCGAAGTTTGGTGGCAGGAACATGACAGACCCGAATCACTGTTTTCCAGAAGAGGCTGGAATCCAGCATTGACGGGGGACAGGGTGGCTGAGGATGAGCTGGGGGGCAACCAAGAGTTGGTTGGAGGCGCCCAGAGAGGGATGTCCCATGTGACACCTGAGGCTCCTTTCGCTGCGACAATGGACACTTGTCCAGCCTCTCAGACGTCATGAAGTCAGGTTCACAAAAATGCCACATGGTattgaattatgttttttaaagaatgggaaataaatgagacaaattattaaaatataaacactcAAAACTTTCATATTTCAAAGGGCAACACCGGAAAAGTAAAAAGACACTCACAGAATGGGGACAAAAAGTTACAGATGATACATGTGGGAAGGGCATGGAGCCGGAAAACTTATACGACcgttgtgtgtgcgtgcacgctcaATGCTGTCTCcatggccccatagactgtagccccccaggctcctctgtccatggggttttccaggcaacaatattggagtgggttgccatgtcgtcctcccagggatcttccctgacccacagattgaacccggatctctcgcattgcaggcagattctttaccgctgagctaccggggaagcctggGGAAATAGTCTAGTGGtacctcaaaaagttaaaagcaGACTTAGGGATTGCATGGTGGTGGGCCATGGGGATGATGGCATAGGGGTGCAGGATGGTTTCTGGAGATGATAAAAGTGTTCTCAaattgatggtgatgatggttgaGTAGTACTGTGCATTAAATTAGGCACTTTCCTGGGTGAAttgtatgatatgtgaattacaCCTCACTAAAACTCTATAAAGAAAAGGGTTCAGCCCACAGTGAGACATGAAATGCCTTTCAGGAGGTGGCCTTCCTGAGACAGATGTGGAGGTGCCCAGTGTTGGGTCTCAGGCAGCCAGATCACCCGAGATAAGACCTGGAAATGAGGCGTGCAGCTGAAgcaagtgaaagctgctcagctgtgcctgactctctgacccatggactatgcagtccatggaattctctgagccgtgatactggagtgggttcctttctccagggggatctttctgacccagggatcaaacccaggtctcccgcattgcaggcggattctctaccctcagccaccagggaagcccacagctgAAGCAAGCGCGGCTCTGTTGTCTCCCTCCCACCCGGCGTTCTGAGCTGGTTCAGGGAAGGATCTGGACCTCCTGGGTGTGGGAAGGGAGTTTCAGACAACTGAACGAGCCCCTAAGGGGCAGGGGGTACCAGCTGGGGTCTGGTGGGCCCAAGAGAGACTTTCCCTGAGGAGCAGGATTCATAGGTTGTCCCCATGGGGTGCACACGGGTGGCCCATCAGGAGCCCGGTTCCTCTTCAAGGATATTAGACACTGAATAGTGTTCCCCTAAATTCACAcagtgaagtcctaaccaccagcGCCTGGAGGGGGGTCTTTACAGGGAATCAAGTGAGCATGAGGCccttagggtgggccctaatccattATGACTGGTGACCTTAGGAAAATGGGGAATTAGGAGACAGATACGTGTCTAGGGAGGGCACCATGTAGACCTGGAGACAGCTGTCTACACGCCTAGGAGAGAAGCCTGGAACACGTGCTTCCCTCAGGGCTCTAGAGCAACCGctgcctgctgacaccttgatttcaattTCGAGGCTTCACTGTGAGAATAAATGTGTGTTGCTGAGACCCGGGTCTGTGGctctttgttatggcagccctgggTCTCTAAGACAGATGCCAGGCCATGGCTGTGAGGGGCTGTGGTCTTAGGGGGGAGGTGGGCCAGGCTGTGAGAGTCAAGCCCTGTGGGGCTGGCCAGGGCCAGGGAGACCCCTGCCATGGTGACTGAGGCCCGGGGTCCCGAGCAGGGCTCAGGAGACCCTGGTCAGCGGGGCCCAGACGGCCAGCAAGGCTCCCTTCTGCCCCTTCTGAAGGACACATCCTGTGGGTGAGGCACACAGGCCCGGCCC
This window harbors:
- the MMP25 gene encoding matrix metalloproteinase-25 isoform X2; this translates as MLRLLALLLPLLQPPARAREPSAQDVSLGVDWLTRYGYLPPPHPAQAQLQSPAKLRDAIKVMQRFAGLPETGVLDPLTVATMHKPRCSLPDVLGAAGLVRRRRRYALSGSVWKKRTLTWRVNSFPQGSGLSQETVRTLMHHALTTWGAESDLRFQEVGSQGPTEPDILIDFARAYHQDSYPFDGQGGTLAHAFFPGEHPISGDTHFDDEETWTFGSKDGEGTDLFAVAVHEFGHALGLGHSSAPDSIMRPFYQGPVGNPAEYRLSQDDREGLQQLYGRAPQTPYDKPTRKPLAPPPPPPALPPDSTPQPLPDRCDGNFDAIANIRGETFFFKGPWFWRLQPSGQLVSPRPARLHRFWEGLPTQVKVIQAAYARHPDGRILLFSGPQFWSFQDRLLEGAARPLTELGLPPGTEVDAVFSWPLNGKTYLIRGRQYWRYDEAAARPDPGYPRDLSLWEGAPSAPDDVTVSNTGANLFLCLQSLLTAWVREVHPHGWSHIPTIS
- the MMP25 gene encoding matrix metalloproteinase-25 isoform X1, whose product is MLRLLALLLPLLQPPARAREPSAQDVSLGVDWLTRYGYLPPPHPAQAQLQSPAKLRDAIKVMQRFAGLPETGVLDPLTVATMHKPRCSLPDVLGAAGLVRRRRRYALSGSVWKKRTLTWRVNSFPQGSGLSQETVRTLMHHALTTWGAESDLRFQEVGSQGPTEPDILIDFARAYHQDSYPFDGQGGTLAHAFFPGEHPISGDTHFDDEETWTFGSKDGEGTDLFAVAVHEFGHALGLGHSSAPDSIMRPFYQGPVGNPAEYRLSQDDREGLQQLYGRAPQTPYDKPTRKPLAPPPPPPALPPDSTPQPLPDRCDGNFDAIANIRGETFFFKGPWFWRLQPSGQLVSPRPARLHRFWEGLPTQVKVIQAAYARHPDGRILLFSGPQFWSFQDRLLEGAARPLTELGLPPGTEVDAVFSWPLNGKTYLIRGRQYWRYDEAAARPDPGYPRDLSLWEGAPSAPDDVTVSNTGDTYFFKGLHYWRFPKGSIKAEPDSPQPMGPKFLDCPAPTVGPRAPRPPRATLKAGDCDCQCGISRAAGRPSVLLLPLLSLLVGGLASP